From one Mycobacterium colombiense CECT 3035 genomic stretch:
- a CDS encoding alpha/beta hydrolase, producing MSHVTASMDSAPAQLLASSHTSLMHGWVPVTIQVLAAVVLTSAVGWRSRRWRTVWMPAALLAGGVVAYLTHWYIVDRGLSDDPAPAALWLWVTLTGMAAAVLVLGWRTARRWRRGATVLAVPLCLLSTALMLNLWVGYFPTVQSAWSQLTSGPLPDQTDQATVTAMAAKGTRPPHGTVVPVAIPSDGSHFKHRGELVYLPPEWFATTPPPPLPTVMMIGGQFNTPADWTRAGNAVKTIDDFAAAHDGRAPVLVFVDSGGAFNNDTECVNGVRGNAADHLTKDVVPFMVSSFGVSPHRANWGVVGWSMGGTCAVDLTVMHPDMFSAFVDVAGDFFPNAGNKAQTIARLFGGNADAWAAFDPTTVINRHGPYRDVAGWFAISSDGPPTPRRDVPLTDSGAIRLAGREAAANPGNQTAAAYSLCALGRSEGIDCAVVPQPGKHDWPFADRVFAASLPWLAGELGTPGIARTPLPAASAPAVGSPVVVPAQRSNTAKR from the coding sequence ATGAGTCACGTGACAGCCTCGATGGACAGCGCTCCCGCGCAGCTCCTGGCAAGTAGCCACACCTCGCTGATGCATGGCTGGGTGCCGGTGACGATCCAGGTGCTCGCCGCGGTGGTGCTGACGTCGGCGGTCGGCTGGCGGTCGCGCCGCTGGCGCACGGTGTGGATGCCGGCGGCGTTGCTGGCCGGCGGGGTCGTGGCGTACCTGACGCACTGGTACATCGTCGACCGCGGGCTCTCCGACGATCCGGCCCCGGCGGCGCTGTGGCTCTGGGTCACGCTGACCGGCATGGCGGCGGCGGTGCTGGTGCTGGGCTGGCGCACCGCGCGCCGCTGGCGGCGCGGCGCCACGGTGCTGGCCGTGCCCCTGTGCCTGCTCAGCACCGCGCTGATGCTCAACCTCTGGGTGGGCTACTTCCCCACCGTGCAGTCGGCCTGGAGCCAGCTGACCTCGGGCCCGCTGCCCGATCAAACCGACCAGGCCACCGTTACCGCGATGGCCGCCAAGGGAACCCGGCCGCCGCACGGCACCGTGGTGCCGGTGGCGATCCCCTCGGACGGGTCGCACTTCAAGCACCGCGGCGAGCTGGTCTACCTGCCGCCGGAATGGTTCGCCACCACCCCGCCCCCGCCGCTGCCGACCGTGATGATGATCGGCGGGCAGTTCAACACGCCGGCGGACTGGACGCGCGCGGGCAACGCGGTCAAGACGATCGATGACTTCGCCGCCGCGCACGACGGCAGGGCTCCGGTGCTGGTGTTCGTGGATTCCGGCGGCGCGTTCAACAACGACACCGAATGCGTCAACGGGGTCCGCGGCAACGCCGCCGACCACCTGACCAAAGATGTTGTTCCTTTTATGGTTTCGAGTTTCGGGGTCAGCCCGCACCGGGCGAACTGGGGCGTCGTGGGCTGGTCCATGGGCGGGACCTGCGCCGTGGACCTGACCGTCATGCACCCCGACATGTTCAGCGCGTTCGTCGACGTCGCCGGCGATTTCTTCCCGAACGCCGGCAACAAGGCTCAAACCATCGCCAGGCTGTTCGGCGGAAACGCCGACGCCTGGGCGGCTTTCGATCCGACCACGGTGATCAACCGGCACGGCCCGTACCGCGACGTGGCCGGCTGGTTCGCGATCTCGTCCGACGGCCCGCCCACCCCACGCCGCGACGTCCCGCTGACCGACAGCGGCGCCATCCGGCTCGCGGGACGCGAAGCGGCCGCCAATCCCGGCAATCAGACCGCCGCCGCCTATTCGCTGTGTGCGCTCGGCCGCTCCGAGGGAATCGACTGCGCGGTGGTGCCCCAGCCCGGCAAGCACGACTGGCCGTTCGCGGACCGCGTATTCGCGGCCTCGCTGCCCTGGCTCGCCGGCGAACTGGGTACGCCGGGGATTGCGCGGACGCCGTTGCCCGCCGCGTCCGCGCCCGCCGTGGGCTCCCCGGTGGTCGTCCCGGCCCAGCGTTCCAACACCGCCAAGCGATAA
- the lysX gene encoding bifunctional lysylphosphatidylglycerol synthetase/lysine--tRNA ligase LysX: protein MSSRSVTLATPASGPRSGPRSGPGGRSNSRYRWVPAAAGWTVGVIATVSLLGSVSPLIRYLIKVPREFINNYLFNFPDTSIAWSFILALLAAALTARKRIAWLLLLANMILAAALNAADIAAGDNTAAEIFGENLGFAVHIVAIVLLVLAYREFWAKVRKGALVKAAAVLVAGDVVGILVSWGLVELFPGTLARQDRLPYVANRVVGFALADPDLFTGRPHVFLNAIFGLFGALALILATIVLFQSQRAENALTGEDESAIRGLLELYGKNDSLGYFATRRDKSVVFAQSGRAAITYRVEIGVCLASGDPIGDPRAWGQAVDAWLGLCQTYGWAPGVMGASTQGARAYREGGLNALELGDEAILRTSDFKLSGPDMRGVRQAVTRARRAGLTVRIRRHRDIDADAMAKTIARADAWRDTQTERGFSMALGRLGDPADGDCLLVEALDRDGNVVAMLSLVPWGTTGVSLDLMRRSPQSPNGTIELMVSDLALNAEALGITRISLNFAMFRSAFEQGAQLGAGPVARLWRGLLLFFSRWWQLETLYRSNMKYQPDWVPRYACYEDARLIPRVGVASALAEGFLVLPFGRRKTHTGHYPAVPQRLAESGLLHHDGSAPDVSGLRERRETADEEESRSRLPEQVRVRLAKLKILQRNGVDAYPVGSPPSHTVAGALDADDRDTISVAGRILRIRDYGGVLFAHLRDWSGEIQVLLDNSQLQRGRTADFTAAIDLGDLVEVSGHMGFSKKGSRSLIVADWRMIGKCLRPLPNKWKGLTDPEARVRTRYVDLAVNPESRELIRARSEVLRSVRQTLFAKDFIEVETPILQQIHGGATARPFVTHINTYDLDLFLRIAPELYLKRLCVGGVERVFELGRAFRNEGVDFSHNPEFTLLEAYQAHADYRVWIDGCRELIQNAAQAAHGEQVVLRPGTDGRLEPADISGVWAVKTVHDAVSEALGEHIDPATTLSALRKLSDAAHIPYRAHWDAGAVVLELYEHLVEDRTEEPTFYIDFPTSVSPLTRPHRSEPGVAERWDLVAWGVELATAYSELTDPVEQRRRLQEQSLLAAGGDPEAMELDEDFLQAMEYAMPPTGGLGMGIDRLVMLITGRSIRETLPFPLAKPH, encoded by the coding sequence ATATCCTCGCGGTCTGTGACACTCGCTACTCCTGCTTCGGGTCCTCGTTCGGGGCCGCGTTCGGGGCCCGGCGGCCGGTCGAACTCGCGGTATCGCTGGGTGCCCGCGGCGGCCGGATGGACCGTGGGCGTCATCGCCACCGTGTCGCTGCTCGGGAGCGTGTCCCCGCTGATCAGGTACCTGATCAAGGTCCCCCGCGAGTTCATCAACAACTATCTGTTCAACTTTCCGGACACCAGCATCGCGTGGTCGTTCATCCTTGCCCTGCTGGCCGCGGCGCTGACCGCCCGCAAGCGCATCGCCTGGCTGCTGTTGCTGGCCAACATGATCCTGGCCGCCGCGCTGAACGCCGCCGACATCGCCGCGGGCGACAACACCGCCGCGGAGATCTTCGGCGAAAACCTCGGGTTCGCCGTACATATCGTGGCGATCGTCCTGCTGGTGCTGGCCTACCGGGAGTTCTGGGCCAAGGTCCGCAAGGGCGCACTGGTCAAGGCGGCCGCGGTGCTGGTCGCCGGCGATGTGGTGGGGATCCTGGTGTCCTGGGGCCTGGTCGAGTTGTTCCCGGGAACGCTGGCCCGCCAGGACCGCCTGCCGTACGTGGCCAACCGGGTGGTGGGGTTCGCGCTGGCCGACCCGGACCTGTTCACCGGCCGGCCGCACGTGTTCCTCAACGCGATCTTCGGGTTGTTCGGCGCGCTGGCGCTGATCCTGGCGACGATCGTGCTCTTCCAGTCCCAGCGCGCGGAGAACGCGCTGACCGGTGAGGACGAATCGGCGATCCGCGGGCTGCTGGAGCTCTACGGCAAGAACGACTCGCTGGGCTACTTCGCCACCCGCCGCGACAAGTCCGTGGTGTTCGCCCAGAGCGGGCGTGCCGCCATCACCTACCGGGTCGAGATCGGGGTCTGCCTGGCCAGCGGCGACCCGATCGGCGATCCGCGGGCCTGGGGGCAGGCCGTCGACGCCTGGCTGGGTCTGTGCCAGACCTATGGCTGGGCGCCCGGCGTGATGGGGGCCAGCACCCAGGGCGCGCGGGCGTACCGTGAGGGCGGCCTGAACGCGCTCGAGCTCGGGGACGAGGCCATCCTGCGGACCTCCGATTTCAAGCTGTCCGGCCCGGACATGCGCGGGGTCCGTCAGGCCGTGACCCGGGCCCGCCGAGCGGGGTTGACCGTGCGGATCCGGCGGCACCGCGACATCGACGCCGACGCGATGGCCAAAACCATCGCGCGCGCCGACGCCTGGCGGGATACGCAGACCGAGCGCGGCTTCTCGATGGCGCTGGGCCGGCTCGGCGACCCCGCCGACGGGGACTGCCTGCTGGTCGAGGCGCTGGACCGCGACGGCAACGTCGTGGCGATGCTGTCGCTGGTTCCCTGGGGCACCACCGGCGTCTCCCTGGACCTGATGCGCCGTTCTCCGCAGTCCCCCAACGGCACCATCGAGCTGATGGTGAGCGACCTGGCCCTGAATGCCGAAGCCCTTGGCATCACCCGCATTTCACTGAACTTTGCGATGTTCCGTTCGGCGTTCGAGCAGGGCGCACAGCTCGGCGCCGGTCCCGTGGCGCGGCTGTGGCGGGGGCTGTTGCTGTTCTTCTCGCGGTGGTGGCAGCTGGAGACCCTGTACCGCTCGAACATGAAGTACCAGCCCGACTGGGTGCCGCGCTACGCGTGCTACGAGGACGCCCGCCTGATTCCGCGGGTCGGCGTCGCCTCCGCGCTCGCCGAGGGGTTCCTGGTGTTGCCGTTCGGCCGGCGCAAGACGCACACCGGCCACTACCCCGCCGTCCCGCAGCGGCTGGCCGAATCCGGGCTGCTGCATCACGACGGCAGCGCCCCGGACGTCAGCGGGCTGCGGGAGCGCCGCGAGACCGCCGACGAGGAGGAGTCGAGGTCTCGGCTGCCCGAGCAGGTGCGGGTGCGGCTGGCCAAGCTGAAGATATTGCAGCGCAACGGCGTCGACGCGTATCCGGTGGGCTCCCCGCCCAGCCACACCGTCGCCGGTGCGCTCGACGCGGACGACCGGGACACCATCTCCGTCGCGGGCAGGATCTTGCGGATCCGCGATTACGGCGGCGTGCTGTTCGCCCACCTGCGCGACTGGTCGGGGGAAATCCAAGTGCTGCTGGACAATTCGCAGCTGCAGCGCGGACGAACCGCCGACTTCACCGCCGCCATCGACCTGGGTGACCTGGTGGAGGTGTCCGGACACATGGGCTTCTCCAAGAAGGGAAGCCGCTCGCTGATCGTCGCCGACTGGCGGATGATCGGCAAATGCCTGCGGCCGTTGCCGAACAAGTGGAAGGGGCTGACCGACCCGGAGGCGCGGGTGCGGACCCGCTACGTCGACCTGGCCGTCAACCCCGAGTCGCGCGAGCTGATCAGGGCGCGCAGCGAGGTGTTGCGCTCGGTCAGGCAGACCCTGTTCGCCAAGGACTTCATCGAGGTCGAGACCCCGATCCTGCAGCAGATCCACGGCGGAGCCACCGCCCGGCCCTTCGTCACACACATCAACACCTACGACCTCGACCTGTTCCTGCGCATCGCGCCGGAGCTCTACCTGAAGCGGTTGTGCGTCGGTGGCGTGGAGCGGGTCTTCGAACTGGGCCGGGCCTTCCGCAACGAGGGCGTGGACTTCAGCCATAACCCCGAATTCACGCTGCTGGAGGCCTACCAGGCCCACGCCGACTACCGGGTGTGGATCGACGGATGCCGCGAGCTCATCCAGAACGCGGCCCAGGCCGCGCACGGCGAGCAGGTCGTGCTACGGCCCGGCACCGACGGCCGGCTGGAACCGGCCGACATCTCCGGCGTCTGGGCGGTCAAGACCGTGCACGACGCCGTGTCCGAGGCGCTCGGCGAACACATCGACCCCGCGACGACGCTGTCCGCCCTGCGCAAGCTGTCCGATGCCGCCCACATCCCCTACCGGGCGCACTGGGATGCGGGCGCGGTGGTGCTGGAGCTGTACGAGCACCTGGTCGAGGACCGGACCGAGGAGCCGACCTTCTACATCGACTTCCCGACGTCGGTGTCCCCGCTGACGCGGCCGCACCGCAGCGAACCGGGCGTCGCCGAGCGGTGGGACCTGGTGGCGTGGGGCGTCGAACTGGCCACCGCCTACAGCGAGCTCACCGATCCGGTCGAGCAGCGCCGCCGCCTGCAGGAGCAGTCGCTGTTAGCTGCCGGCGGTGATCCCGAGGCGATGGAGCTCGACGAGGACTTCCTGCAGGCGATGGAGTACGCGATGCCGCCCACCGGTGGGCTGGGCATGGGCATCGATCGGCTCGTCATGCTCATAACCGGCCGCAGCATCCGCGAGACACTGCCATTCCCGCTGGCCAAGCCGCATTAG
- the infC gene encoding translation initiation factor IF-3 codes for MSTETRVNERIRVPEVRLIGPGGEQVGIVRIEDALRVAADADLDLVEVAPNARPPVCKIMDYGKFKYEAAQKARESRRNQQQTVVKEQKLRPKIDDHDYETKKGHVIRFLEAGSKVKVTIMFRGREQSRPELGYRLLQRLGADVAEYGFVETSAKQDGRNMTMVLAPHRGAKTRAKARHPEGPGGGAASDDDAAAEAEPTSN; via the coding sequence ATCAGCACTGAGACCCGCGTCAACGAGCGCATTCGCGTACCTGAAGTCCGATTGATCGGCCCAGGGGGAGAGCAGGTAGGCATAGTGCGCATCGAAGACGCACTGCGCGTCGCTGCGGACGCCGATCTCGACCTTGTCGAAGTTGCCCCGAACGCCAGGCCGCCGGTCTGCAAGATCATGGACTACGGCAAGTTCAAATACGAAGCGGCGCAAAAGGCGCGCGAATCCCGCCGGAACCAGCAGCAGACCGTCGTCAAAGAACAAAAGCTGCGACCGAAAATCGACGATCACGACTACGAGACCAAGAAGGGTCACGTCATCCGCTTCCTGGAAGCGGGATCGAAGGTGAAGGTCACCATCATGTTCCGCGGACGCGAGCAGTCGCGGCCCGAGCTGGGCTATCGGTTGCTGCAGCGCCTGGGTGCGGACGTCGCCGAGTACGGCTTCGTCGAAACGTCCGCCAAGCAGGACGGCCGCAACATGACGATGGTGCTGGCACCGCATCGCGGCGCGAAGACTCGCGCCAAGGCGCGGCATCCGGAAGGGCCCGGCGGCGGCGCGGCATCCGACGACGATGCGGCGGCCGAAGCCGAACCTACGTCGAACTGA
- the rpmI gene encoding 50S ribosomal protein L35 → MPKAKTHSGASKRFRRTGTGKIVRQQTNRRHLLEHKPSKRTRRLDGRITVSANDTKRVNSLLNG, encoded by the coding sequence ATGCCCAAAGCCAAGACCCACAGCGGGGCGTCAAAGCGGTTCCGGCGCACCGGTACCGGCAAGATCGTCCGCCAGCAGACCAACCGCCGGCATCTGCTCGAGCACAAGCCCTCGAAGCGGACCCGCCGCCTCGACGGCCGAATCACGGTGTCGGCCAACGACACCAAGCGTGTTAACAGCCTGCTGAACGGCTGA
- the rplT gene encoding 50S ribosomal protein L20 has translation MARVKRAVNAHKKRRSILKASKGYRGQRSRLYRKAKEQQLHSLNYAYRDRRARKGEFRKLWISRINAAARANDITYNRLIQGLKAAGVEVDRKNLSDIAIADPAAFTALVDIARAALPEDVNAPSDSGEAA, from the coding sequence ATGGCACGCGTGAAGCGGGCGGTCAACGCCCACAAGAAGAGGCGCAGCATCCTGAAGGCCTCGAAGGGCTATCGCGGCCAGCGATCCCGGCTCTACCGCAAGGCCAAAGAGCAGCAACTGCATTCGCTGAACTACGCCTACCGCGACCGTCGTGCGCGCAAGGGCGAGTTCCGCAAGCTGTGGATCTCGCGTATCAACGCGGCGGCACGCGCCAACGACATCACCTACAACCGGCTGATCCAGGGCCTCAAGGCCGCCGGTGTGGAGGTGGACCGTAAGAACCTGTCCGACATCGCGATCGCCGATCCGGCCGCCTTCACGGCGCTGGTCGACATCGCGCGGGCGGCCCTGCCCGAGGACGTCAACGCTCCCTCGGATTCCGGAGAAGCGGCCTAA
- a CDS encoding TrmH family RNA methyltransferase — protein sequence MLTERSARVAAAVKLHRHVGRRRTGRFLAEGPNLVEAAASRGLVRDVFVTEVAQQRHASLLATLTSAGCPVHPVTDRAAKALSDTVTPAGLVAVCETPQTHLHDVLAGPPALVAVAVEISEPGNAGTLIRLADAMGAAGVILGGHSVDPYNGKCLRASAGSIFSVPVVAAPDTLAAVGALRAAGLQLLATTVDGETRLDEATDLLGVPTAWLFGPESHGLPTDVAAAADHRMRIPMAGGAESLNVASAAAICLYQSARALSLPTRP from the coding sequence GTGCTGACCGAACGTTCGGCCAGGGTCGCCGCGGCGGTCAAGTTGCACCGCCACGTCGGCCGCCGGCGGACGGGCCGGTTCCTCGCCGAAGGCCCCAATCTCGTCGAGGCCGCCGCCAGTCGCGGCCTGGTTCGCGACGTCTTCGTCACCGAAGTCGCCCAGCAGCGTCATGCGTCGCTGCTGGCGACTTTGACGTCCGCGGGATGCCCCGTGCATCCGGTCACGGACCGCGCGGCGAAAGCGTTGTCCGACACCGTCACCCCGGCCGGACTGGTCGCCGTCTGCGAAACGCCGCAGACCCACCTGCACGACGTGCTGGCCGGCCCGCCGGCGCTGGTGGCGGTCGCCGTCGAAATCAGCGAACCCGGCAACGCGGGCACGCTCATTCGCCTCGCCGACGCGATGGGCGCGGCCGGGGTGATCCTCGGCGGCCACAGCGTCGACCCCTACAACGGCAAGTGCCTGCGCGCGTCGGCGGGCAGCATCTTCTCGGTCCCGGTGGTCGCCGCGCCCGACACGCTCGCCGCCGTCGGCGCGCTGCGCGCCGCGGGTCTGCAACTGCTCGCCACCACCGTGGACGGTGAGACGCGGCTCGACGAGGCCACCGACCTGCTCGGCGTACCGACGGCGTGGCTGTTCGGCCCCGAATCACACGGTCTGCCAACCGACGTCGCGGCGGCGGCCGATCATCGCATGCGCATCCCGATGGCCGGCGGCGCGGAGAGCCTCAATGTGGCGTCGGCCGCGGCCATCTGTCTGTATCAGAGCGCGCGGGCGCTGAGCCTGCCTACGCGGCCTTGA
- a CDS encoding oxygenase MpaB family protein, translating into MTGTVNACGSESADPLGPDSLTWKYFGDLRTGMMGVWIGAIQNMYPELGAAVEEHSILLREPLQRVARSVYPIMGVVYDGDRASQTGRQITSYHHTIKGTDAAGRRYHALNPETFYWAHATFFMLIVKVAEYFCGGLTEAEKRQLFAEHVQWYRMYGMSMRPVPETWEEFQDYWERTGRDTLEINRATLDIFQMRIPKPKFVLMPTPIWDQIFKPLVAGQRWIAAGLFEPAVREKAGMHWTPGDEVLLRLFGKLVELAFLAVPDEIRLHPRALAAYRRAEGRLPSDAPLVEAPPFMAPPRDRRGLPMHYFPPSPRSPLDPALQPARALMERAGSLVHTTLSLAGLRAGRGRPKRPVKAA; encoded by the coding sequence ATGACTGGCACTGTGAACGCTTGCGGGAGCGAATCCGCGGACCCGCTCGGACCAGATTCCCTGACCTGGAAGTATTTTGGGGATCTGCGCACCGGAATGATGGGCGTCTGGATCGGGGCGATCCAGAACATGTACCCCGAACTCGGCGCGGCCGTCGAGGAGCATTCGATCCTGCTGCGGGAGCCGCTGCAGCGGGTGGCCCGGTCGGTCTACCCGATCATGGGCGTGGTCTACGACGGCGACCGCGCATCGCAGACCGGGCGCCAGATCACCAGCTACCACCACACCATCAAGGGCACCGACGCCGCCGGGCGGCGCTATCACGCGCTCAACCCGGAGACCTTCTACTGGGCGCACGCCACATTCTTCATGTTGATCGTCAAGGTGGCCGAGTACTTCTGCGGCGGCCTCACCGAGGCCGAGAAGCGGCAGCTGTTCGCCGAGCACGTGCAGTGGTACCGGATGTACGGGATGAGCATGCGGCCGGTGCCCGAAACGTGGGAGGAGTTCCAGGACTACTGGGAGCGCACCGGCCGCGACACCCTGGAGATCAACCGGGCGACGCTGGACATCTTCCAGATGCGAATCCCGAAGCCGAAATTCGTGTTGATGCCGACCCCGATCTGGGACCAGATCTTCAAGCCGCTGGTCGCCGGCCAGCGCTGGATCGCGGCGGGCCTGTTCGAGCCCGCGGTGCGCGAGAAGGCCGGCATGCATTGGACGCCAGGCGACGAGGTGTTGCTGCGGTTGTTCGGCAAGCTCGTCGAACTGGCTTTCCTGGCGGTGCCCGACGAGATCCGGCTGCACCCGCGGGCGCTGGCCGCCTACCGCCGCGCCGAGGGACGCCTGCCCAGCGACGCGCCGCTGGTGGAGGCCCCGCCGTTCATGGCCCCGCCGCGTGACCGCCGCGGGCTGCCGATGCACTACTTTCCGCCGTCGCCCCGCTCGCCGCTGGACCCCGCGCTGCAGCCCGCCCGTGCCCTGATGGAACGCGCCGGATCCCTGGTGCACACGACGCTGTCGCTGGCCGGACTGCGGGCGGGCCGCGGTCGGCCGAAGCGGCCGGTCAAGGCCGCGTAG
- a CDS encoding adenylate/guanylate cyclase domain-containing protein, protein MELARRDLDPGKPEETEAQSVTQRSPLHSATQWLHSRNRSPGAVALIRRARKLLPGDPEFGDPLSTAGDGGPRAAARAADRLLGDRDAVSREVSLGVLQVWQALTEGVSRRPANAEVTLVFTDLVGFSTWSLQAGDDAALALLRQVARAIEPPLLDAGGHIVKRMGDGLMAVFGDPTVAVRAVLAAKESLKSVEVAGHTPRMRVGIHTGRPQRLAADWLGVDVNIAARVMERGTKGGIMVSSSTLDLIPQSELDALGVEAKRTRKPVFGPKPAGIPDDLAIYRLKTLKELSGSDDTAETKPQP, encoded by the coding sequence GTGGAACTCGCGCGTCGCGATCTGGACCCGGGTAAGCCCGAAGAGACCGAGGCGCAATCCGTTACGCAACGCTCTCCACTGCACAGCGCGACCCAATGGCTACACAGCCGCAACCGCAGCCCCGGGGCGGTTGCCTTGATCCGGCGCGCGCGCAAACTGCTGCCCGGCGACCCGGAGTTCGGCGACCCGCTGTCCACGGCGGGCGACGGAGGACCGCGCGCCGCGGCGCGCGCGGCCGACCGGCTGCTGGGGGACCGGGACGCGGTGTCACGCGAGGTCAGCCTCGGGGTGCTGCAGGTGTGGCAGGCGCTGACCGAGGGGGTGTCGCGCCGGCCCGCCAACGCGGAGGTGACGCTGGTCTTCACCGACCTGGTCGGCTTCTCGACATGGTCCCTGCAGGCCGGCGACGACGCGGCGCTGGCGCTGCTGCGCCAGGTGGCGCGGGCCATCGAGCCGCCCCTGCTCGACGCCGGCGGACACATCGTCAAACGGATGGGCGACGGCTTGATGGCCGTCTTCGGCGATCCGACGGTCGCCGTGCGGGCCGTCCTGGCCGCCAAGGAGTCGCTGAAATCGGTCGAGGTGGCGGGCCACACGCCCCGGATGCGGGTCGGGATTCACACCGGGCGTCCGCAGCGGCTCGCGGCGGACTGGCTCGGTGTCGATGTGAATATCGCCGCACGAGTTATGGAAAGAGGCACCAAGGGTGGAATCATGGTGTCGAGTTCAACGTTAGATCTCATACCGCAAAGCGAGTTGGACGCGTTGGGCGTCGAGGCCAAACGCACGAGGAAGCCGGTTTTCGGGCCGAAGCCCGCCGGAATTCCCGACGATTTGGCGATATATCGCCTCAAGACTCTTAAGGAGTTGTCAGGCTCTGATGACACAGCCGAGACGAAACCGCAGCCATAA
- a CDS encoding rhomboid-like protein codes for MLGGIVSRLARVQFTVGYAALLLAISCAILALGPQAHDIIVQRASTNVHNLAHGHVGTLLGSALVVDAGPLYFWLPFLTCLLALAELHLRTIRLVVAFLVGHIGATLLVAAALAASVEFGWLPVSITRASDVGMSYGALAVLGAMTAVIPSRWRAAWVGWWVSAGIASAIIGGDFTDAGHTVAVILGVLVSARFRQPIHWTPARYLMLAASSGFGFLMLAHHWGTLAATPVFGLVGAFLAYQVAKFAGGRGLPALPLDGGDPLAGPQPAVAG; via the coding sequence ATGTTAGGGGGCATCGTGTCCCGGCTCGCCCGGGTCCAATTCACTGTGGGGTATGCGGCGCTGCTGCTTGCCATCAGTTGCGCCATCCTGGCCCTCGGCCCGCAGGCACATGACATCATCGTGCAGCGCGCCAGCACCAACGTGCACAACCTGGCGCACGGCCACGTGGGCACGCTGCTGGGCAGCGCGCTGGTGGTCGACGCCGGCCCGCTCTACTTCTGGCTGCCCTTCCTGACCTGCCTGCTGGCGCTGGCCGAGCTGCATCTGCGCACCATCCGGCTGGTGGTGGCCTTCCTGGTCGGCCACATCGGCGCGACGCTCCTGGTGGCCGCCGCGCTGGCGGCCTCGGTCGAGTTCGGCTGGCTGCCCGTGTCCATCACCCGGGCCAGCGACGTCGGTATGAGCTACGGCGCGCTGGCGGTGCTCGGCGCGATGACGGCGGTGATCCCGTCGCGCTGGCGGGCCGCCTGGGTCGGCTGGTGGGTATCGGCGGGCATCGCTTCGGCGATCATCGGCGGCGACTTCACCGACGCGGGCCACACGGTCGCGGTGATTCTGGGTGTGCTGGTCTCCGCCCGGTTCCGGCAGCCGATCCACTGGACACCGGCGCGATACCTGATGCTGGCCGCGTCGTCGGGCTTCGGCTTCCTGATGCTGGCGCACCACTGGGGCACCCTGGCGGCGACGCCGGTGTTCGGTCTCGTGGGCGCCTTCCTCGCCTACCAGGTCGCCAAGTTCGCCGGCGGTCGCGGGCTGCCGGCGCTGCCGCTCGACGGTGGCGACCCGCTGGCCGGCCCGCAGCCGGCCGTCGCCGGCTAA
- the pheS gene encoding phenylalanine--tRNA ligase subunit alpha translates to MADQPVDLSPAALARAVSAAREAFTRAGDLDALARVKTEHLGDRSPLALARQALGGVPKDERADAGKRVNAARADTQQGYDERLAVLRAERDAAVLVAEGIDVTLPSTRQPTGARHPITILAEHIADTFIAMGWELADGPEVESEQFNFDALNFPADHPARSEQDTFYIAPDGSRQLLRTHTSPVQVRTLLARELPVYIVSIGRTFRTDELDATHTPVFHQVEGLAVDRGLTMAHLRGTLDAFARAEFGPQARTRIRPHFFPFTEPSAEVDVWFVGKKGGAGWVEWGGCGMVHPNVLRAAGIDPAVYSGFAFGMGLERTLQFRNGIPDMRDMVEGDVRFSLPFGVGA, encoded by the coding sequence GTGGCCGATCAACCCGTCGACCTGTCGCCGGCGGCCCTGGCCCGAGCGGTCAGCGCCGCCCGGGAGGCCTTCACGCGCGCCGGCGATCTCGACGCACTGGCGCGCGTCAAGACCGAGCACCTCGGCGACCGCTCACCGCTGGCCCTGGCGCGCCAGGCGCTGGGCGGCGTGCCCAAGGACGAGCGGGCCGACGCCGGCAAGCGGGTCAACGCCGCCCGAGCCGACACCCAGCAGGGCTACGACGAACGGCTCGCGGTCCTGCGCGCGGAGCGCGACGCCGCCGTGCTGGTGGCCGAAGGCATCGACGTCACGCTGCCGTCGACCCGGCAGCCGACCGGCGCGCGGCACCCGATCACCATCCTGGCCGAGCACATCGCCGACACCTTCATCGCCATGGGCTGGGAACTGGCCGACGGCCCCGAGGTCGAGTCCGAACAGTTCAACTTCGACGCGCTCAACTTCCCGGCCGACCATCCCGCCCGCAGCGAGCAGGACACCTTCTACATCGCGCCCGACGGCTCCCGGCAGCTGCTGCGCACCCACACCTCACCGGTCCAGGTGCGCACCCTGCTCGCCCGCGAGTTGCCCGTCTACATCGTCTCGATCGGCCGCACGTTTCGCACCGACGAACTCGACGCCACCCACACGCCGGTGTTCCATCAGGTCGAGGGCCTGGCGGTGGACCGCGGCCTGACCATGGCGCACCTGCGCGGGACGCTGGACGCGTTCGCGCGCGCCGAGTTCGGCCCGCAGGCTCGCACCCGGATCCGGCCCCACTTCTTCCCGTTCACCGAGCCGTCCGCCGAGGTCGACGTCTGGTTCGTCGGCAAGAAGGGCGGCGCCGGCTGGGTGGAATGGGGCGGCTGCGGGATGGTGCATCCAAACGTGTTGCGCGCCGCGGGAATTGACCCGGCTGTCTACTCCGGCTTCGCATTCGGCATGGGGCTGGAACGAACGCTGCAGTTCCGCAACGGGATTCCGGACATGCGCGACATGGTCGAGGGCGACGTCCGCTTCTCGCTGCCGTTCGGGGTGGGTGCGTGA